One window of Camelina sativa cultivar DH55 chromosome 4, Cs, whole genome shotgun sequence genomic DNA carries:
- the LOC104779597 gene encoding survival of motor neuron-related-splicing factor 30-like, whose product MEGGVEEVSIEELASNLSTYKEQLEQVRQLLSEDPRNSEYADMEKELKEVIALTEELLATAKQNEISLSNAGVSAGETAGSPDLEAAWEKMDSRNDPIHEGKLPVGTKVQAVFSDDGEWYDATIEAHTVNGYFVAYDEWGNKEEVDPDNVRPIEHNALLEAERVAEATKNALKRKIEQAASSDFQTKTVPAKLKIDPNDPEDVKIAKRKKIHAFKSKARQEQLEVVQNKKQNAWQQFQTTKAKTKKVGFFTGRKKESIFKSPEDPFGKVGVTGSGKGLTDFQKREKHLHLKSGNGEGTDE is encoded by the exons ATGGAAGGAGGAGTAGAAGAAGTGAGCATCGAAGAGTTAGCGTCGAATCTCTCTACGTACAAAGAACAGCTCGAACAG GTTAGGCAGCTTTTGTCAGAGGACCCTAGAAACTCGGAATATGCTGACATGGAAAAGGAGCTTAAAGAG GTGATTGCGTTGACAGAGGAACTTCTTGCAACTGCGAAGCAAAATGAGATCTCTCTGTCCAATGCTGGGGTTAGTGCCGGGGAAACTGCTGGATCACCAGATTTAGAGGCTGCTTGGGAAAAGATG GATTCAAGGAATGACCCAATCCATGAGGGTAAGCTCCCTGTTGGAACAAAAGTGCAAGCTGTCTTTAGTGACGATGGCGAGTG GTATGATGCGACCATCGAGGCACATACTGTAAATGGCTATTTTGTTGCTTATGATGAGTGGGGAAACAAGGAAGAG GTTGATCCAGATAATGTGAGGCCAATCGAGCACAATGCTCTCTTGGAAGCTGAGAGAGTAGCTGAAGCTACCAAAAATGCTCTCAAAAGAAAGATTGAGCAGGCTGCGAGTTCTGACTTTCAAACTAAAACTGTACCAGCAAAGCTTAAAATTGATCCTAATGATCCAGAGGATGTA AAAATAGCAAAGCGTAAGAAGATACATGCATTCAAGTCAAAGGCGAGGCAAGAGCAACTCGAGGTTGtacagaacaagaaacaaaatgcTTGGCAACAGTTTCAGACAACTAAAGCCAAAACTAAAAAG GTAGGGTTCTTCACAGGGAGGAAGAAAGAGAGTATATTCAAATCACCAGAAGATCCATTTGGAAAAGTGGGTGTGACTGGGAGTGGGAAAGGTTTGACAGACTTCCAAAAGCGAGAGAAGCATCTTCATCTCAAGTCTGGTAATGGTGAGGGCACTGATGAATGA
- the LOC104779598 gene encoding uncharacterized protein LOC104779598, which yields MAISTLLSISPFSLSSSSSTKTHFLTTTRVYSSSSSSTSPKLNQNNRFLGSQSSSLYYPLRRNFTRFSSSLDEFLGKAKEDKEGNEIIQLPSFGVNPVKFAIYVALWASFSLLWFARSGDAKAATDSIKSSSFGLRIAATLRQFGWPDEAVVFALATLPIIELRGAIPVGYWMQLNPTVLTFFSVLGNMVPVPFIVLYLKKFASFLAGKSQTASKLLDILFKRAKEKAGPVEEFQWLGLMLFVAVPFPGTGAWTGAIIASILDMPFWSAVSSNFFGVVLAGLLVNLLVNLGLKQAIVAGIALFLVSTFMWSVLRNIRKSIKPSLP from the exons ATGGCGATTTCTACATTACTCTCAATCTCTCCTTTCAGtctatcttcttcctcatcaacaAAAACCCATTTCCTAACTACTACTAGGgtttattcatcatcatcatcttcgacTTCTCCCAAATTGAATCAAAACAATCGTTTCCTAGGGAGTCAAAGTTCCAGTCTTTACTACCCATTACGCCGCAATTTCAccagattctcttcttctctagatGAGTTTCTCGGAAAAgccaaagaagacaaagaaggaaacGAAATCATCCAGCTTCCGTCATTTGGTGTGAACCCTGTTAAATTCGCGATTTACGTTGCGTTGTGGGCTTCCTTCTCTTTGCTTTGGTTTGCTAGGTCTGGAGATGCCAAAGCCGCTACTGATTCAATCAAATCATCGAGCTTTGGTCTCAGAATCGCCGCCACTCTTCGCCAATTTGGTTGGCCAGACGAAGCTGTTGTGTTTGCTTTAGCTACACTTCCGATTATTGAGCTCCGTGGTGCTATTCCCGTTGGTTATTGGATGCAGCTGAACCCTACGGTTCTCactttcttctctgttcttgg CAATATGGTTCCAGTTCCGTTCATAGTACTTTACCTCAAAAAGTTTGCGTCTTTCTTGGCGGGTAAGAGCCAAACAGCTTCTAAATTACTCgacattttattcaaaagagCTAAAGAGAAAGCTGGACCAGTTGAAGAGTTCCAATGGTTAGGGCTAATGCTCTTTGTAGCTGTTCCTTTCCCTGGAACCGGTGCTTGGACAGGAGCTATCATAGCATCGATCCTCGACATGCCGTTTTGGTCTGCTGTTTCGTCTAATTTCTTCGGCGTAGTGTTGGCTGGACTGTTGGTGAACTTGCTGGTGAATCTTGGTTTGAAACAAGCCATTGTAGCTGGTATTGCTCTCTTCTTAGTATCTACATTTATGTGGAGTGTTCTCAGGAACATTAGGAAGTCTATAAAACCATCTCTGCCTTGA
- the LOC104779600 gene encoding kelch repeat-containing protein At1g19470-like — translation MVNISEIPDDSNDGGDPNKKQKEEAVLRRSRRISTRNENRNKKPKKEDVEEEEEEEEEKGSTSFPLPNDVTEALVALIRRCDYPSLSSVSRYFSSLIASSSLYETRARLGLSETILYASIGYPNKKNLPSWHILYRNKASSLRLTRLGSLPPMPCGASVVTIGLEMYVIGGTIDHRRVKFMNVIDCRTHKCRSLPPMRRGRYKAAAGVIDGKIYVSGGFRKRLPSESEWVEVFDLEKQIWESLPGPYPKTNCSSEFGAYAVMENKIYILDYKGCLVYEPRKRRGDEWDASAVGATHPIKNYWKESCPVQCVEDDMLYTIDRRCSLGHPIVVYDPKEKTWRPVKGESLGRLPKYILSSDSEMANFGGKLAILGSNRSYVNGDCIGEIGIWCAMIVLDKREGGEIWGNVESLDCVLGGINYLTLHLCRTLTI, via the coding sequence ATGGTTAacatctctgaaattcccgacgACTCTAATGACGGCGGCGAtccaaataagaaacaaaaagaagaagcagttttaagaagaagtagaagaatcTCGACAAGAAACGAGAACCGAAACAAGAAGCCGAAAAAAGAagacgtagaagaagaagaagaagaagaagaagagaaaggttcGACATCTTTCCCACTTCCAAACGATGTTACCGAAGCTCTCGTCGCACTCATCCGGAGATGTGATTACCCAAGTCTCTCTTCCGTCTCCCGTTACTTTTCCAGTTTGATCGCTTCGTCAAGTCTCTACGAAACGCGTGCGCGCCTCGGTCTTTCCGAAACGATTCTTTATGCCTCCATCGGATACCCTAATAAGAAAAATCTCCCAAGCTGGCATATTCTATATCGAAACAAGGCTTCTTCTTTACGCCTGACCAGACTCGGTTCGCTTCCACCCATGCCTTGTGGAGCTTCTGTTGTCACTATCGGTTTAGAGATGTATGTGATCGGTGGAACGATCGACCACAGACGCGTGAAGTTTATGAATGTCATCGATTGCAGAACACACAAGTGTCGCTCGCTCCCTCCAATGAGAAGGGGTCGTTACAAGGCAGCCGCCGGAGTAATTGACGGAAAGATTTACGTAAGCGGAGGTTTCAGGAAGCGACTTCCATCGGAGTCGGAATGGGTCGAAGTGTTCGATCTTGAGAAACAGATTTGGGAATCTTTGCCTGGTCCGTACCCTAAAACTAACTGTTCTAGCGAGTTTGGGGCATATGCGGTGATGGAAAACAAGATTTACATTTTGGATTATAAAGGTTGTTTGGTTTACgaaccaagaaaaagaagaggtgATGAATGGGACGCATCCGCCGTCGGTGCAACTCATCCAATAAAGAATTATTGGAAAGAGTCATGTCCTGTGCAATGTGTGGAAGATGATATGCTGTATACAATTGATCGTCGGTGTAGTCTTGGACATCCAATAGTCGTGTATGATCCAAAGGAGAAGACTTGGAGACCTGTGAAAGGTGAATCTTTGGGGAGACTGCCTAAGTATATCCTTTCTTCTGATTCTGAAATGGCGAATTTTGGTGGAAAGTTGGCGATTTTGGGCAGTAACCGGAGCTATGTTAATGGTGATTGCATTGGGGAAATAGGTATTTGGTGCGCAATGATCGTGTTGGATAAACGTGAAGGAGGTGAGATTTGGGGGAATGTCGAATCACTCGACTGTGTGCTTGGAGGCATTAACTATCTCACGCTTCATCTTTGTCGAACTCTTACCATTTGA